In Herbinix luporum, a single window of DNA contains:
- the spoIVB gene encoding SpoIVB peptidase: protein MRRKKIYKRVLLSLLIISLAGLIFLCLYKIERNIPDEIKILVDRDESFSFNMPIKGNIETEDIGVISVNDTKVPSNQINIDLNEPFTLKSSKTGRYNINLKLFGLFKFKSVSLDVIETVDLIPCGIPIGINVETDGILVLGNKRITGFDGLNYEPAHNKLKSGDYIIAINDKKVKYKEELIEAIQKSEGKDIKLTVRRGGEIINVIVTPAKTANGDYKIGTWIRDDTQGIGTLTFISTNGYFGALGHGITDIDTGQLMEIDEGNIYDADIMSIVKGKEGEPGELIGIIKQNEKNRIGSITDNTYQGIFGTVNHRYKMKEDFKPLKIGFKQEVKVGKAYIRCMVDGKLSDYEINIQKVDMSNSNQSKGLVIKITDERLLDLTGGIVQGMSGSPIIQDNKIIGAVTHVFIQDSTKGYGTFIENMVNKLE from the coding sequence ATGAGAAGAAAGAAGATATACAAGAGGGTATTATTATCCCTTTTGATAATAAGTTTGGCTGGTCTTATTTTTTTGTGCCTTTATAAAATAGAAAGAAATATACCTGATGAAATAAAAATTTTAGTTGATAGAGATGAAAGTTTTAGTTTTAATATGCCCATTAAGGGTAACATAGAAACAGAGGATATAGGTGTAATAAGTGTAAATGATACTAAAGTACCTTCTAATCAAATCAATATTGACCTTAATGAGCCATTTACACTGAAATCATCAAAAACCGGTAGATATAATATAAATTTAAAACTTTTTGGTTTGTTTAAATTTAAAAGTGTATCCTTGGATGTAATAGAAACAGTAGATTTAATTCCTTGTGGAATTCCTATTGGTATTAATGTAGAAACCGACGGTATCCTTGTTCTGGGAAATAAAAGAATCACCGGCTTTGATGGTCTAAATTATGAACCTGCTCATAATAAGTTAAAATCCGGTGATTATATTATTGCTATTAATGATAAGAAAGTTAAATATAAGGAAGAACTAATTGAAGCTATCCAGAAATCAGAAGGAAAGGATATTAAGCTTACAGTTAGGCGTGGGGGTGAAATTATTAATGTTATAGTTACCCCGGCAAAAACTGCAAACGGGGACTATAAAATAGGTACATGGATTAGAGACGATACTCAAGGAATCGGTACCCTAACTTTTATTTCCACCAATGGATATTTTGGTGCCTTAGGACATGGTATTACAGATATTGATACAGGTCAGCTTATGGAAATTGATGAGGGAAATATTTATGATGCAGATATAATGTCTATTGTAAAGGGAAAAGAAGGGGAACCGGGAGAATTAATCGGTATAATTAAGCAAAATGAAAAAAATAGAATAGGTAGTATTACTGATAATACTTATCAAGGGATCTTTGGTACTGTTAACCATAGATATAAGATGAAAGAAGATTTCAAACCTTTAAAGATCGGATTTAAACAGGAGGTAAAAGTAGGTAAAGCATATATACGTTGTATGGTAGACGGTAAATTATCTGATTATGAAATTAATATTCAAAAGGTGGATATGAGTAACTCTAATCAAAGCAAAGGCTTAGTTATTAAAATTACAGATGAAAGGTTATTGGATTTAACAGGAGGAATAGTACAAGGTATGAGCGGAAGCCCGATTATCCAAGATAATAAGATAATTGGGGCTGTAACCCATGTATTTATACAGGATTCAACTAAAGGCTACGGTACATTTATTGAAAACATGGTAAATAAATTGGAATAA
- the tpiA gene encoding triose-phosphate isomerase has protein sequence MMRRKIIAGNWKMNKTPSEAVALINELKPLVASNDADVVFCVPAISLIPAIEAVKGTNIEIGAQNMYFEESGAYTGEIAPNMLTEVGVKYVIIGHSERREYFNETDETVNKKVLKAFEHGLTPIICCGESLQQREQGVTIDFVRQQIKIAFLNVSKEDAKKAVIAYEPIWAIGTGKVATSQQAEEVCKAIRQCIAEIYDNEVAEAIRIQYGGSVTAASANELFSQPNIDGGLVGGASLKADFGKIVNYK, from the coding sequence ATTATGCGTAGAAAAATAATAGCAGGCAATTGGAAGATGAATAAAACACCTAGTGAAGCAGTTGCATTAATAAATGAATTAAAGCCCTTAGTAGCTTCAAATGATGCTGATGTGGTATTTTGTGTACCTGCCATAAGCTTAATTCCTGCCATAGAGGCAGTTAAGGGAACAAATATTGAAATCGGTGCGCAGAATATGTACTTTGAAGAAAGTGGTGCATACACCGGTGAGATTGCCCCCAATATGCTTACAGAAGTTGGCGTAAAATATGTTATTATTGGGCATTCTGAAAGAAGAGAATATTTTAATGAAACCGATGAGACAGTTAATAAAAAAGTTTTAAAGGCATTTGAACACGGATTAACTCCCATTATCTGCTGTGGTGAATCTTTACAGCAAAGAGAACAAGGTGTTACTATAGATTTTGTTCGCCAGCAGATTAAGATTGCCTTCCTTAATGTTAGCAAGGAAGATGCTAAGAAGGCTGTTATAGCTTATGAGCCAATCTGGGCCATAGGAACAGGAAAGGTAGCAACTTCCCAGCAGGCAGAAGAGGTATGTAAGGCTATACGTCAGTGCATTGCTGAGATATATGATAATGAAGTGGCTGAGGCAATCCGTATCCAGTACGGCGGAAGCGTTACAGCTGCCAGTGCTAATGAGCTTTTCTCCCAGCCTAATATTGACGGAGGATTAGTAGGGGGAGCAAGCCTTAAAGCTGATTTTGGAAAAATTGTTAACTACAAGTAG
- the gpmI gene encoding 2,3-bisphosphoglycerate-independent phosphoglycerate mutase yields MSKKPTVLLVLDGYGLNDKKDANAIAMAKTPVMDKLMEEYPFVKGNASGMAVGLPEGQMGNSEVGHINIGAGRIVYQELTRISKEIQDGTFFENAALLAAVDNCKRNNSDLHIYGLLSDGGVHSHNTHLYGLLELAKRHGLKNVYVHAFLDGRDTPPASGKGFVEELWEKMKMLGVGKIATVMGRYYVMDRDNRWDRVEKAYRAMVYGQGETAESAVLAVQNSYDKEKYDEFVEPTVVLEEGKPVATIKENDSIIFYNFRPDRAREITRAFCDDEFTGFDRGKERMKLTYVCFSEYDITIPNKLVAFHKISIENTFGQFLAQHKMTQLRLAETEKYAHVTFFFNAGVEVPNEGEDRILVNSPKVATYDMQPEMSVYKVTEHLVEAIKSGKYDVIVANFANPDMVGHTGILEAAVKAIEAVDECVGKVVDALLSVDGQMFICADHGNAEQLLDYNTSEPFTAHTTNPVPFIMVNYDTDYTLAENGCLADIVPTLIDMMGMEKPKEMTGKSLLIKK; encoded by the coding sequence ATGAGTAAAAAACCAACAGTTTTATTGGTATTAGACGGCTATGGACTTAATGACAAAAAAGATGCTAATGCCATAGCCATGGCTAAGACACCGGTTATGGATAAATTAATGGAAGAGTACCCTTTTGTTAAAGGAAATGCCAGTGGTATGGCAGTAGGACTTCCTGAAGGACAAATGGGTAACTCTGAGGTAGGACATATCAATATAGGTGCAGGAAGAATAGTTTATCAGGAACTAACCAGGATTTCCAAGGAAATTCAGGATGGAACCTTCTTCGAGAATGCAGCTTTACTGGCAGCAGTAGATAACTGCAAAAGAAATAATTCTGACCTTCATATATATGGTCTTTTATCAGACGGCGGAGTACACAGCCATAATACCCATTTATACGGTTTACTGGAACTGGCTAAACGCCATGGTCTAAAGAATGTCTATGTTCATGCATTTTTAGACGGACGTGATACCCCTCCTGCATCCGGTAAGGGATTTGTTGAAGAACTTTGGGAAAAGATGAAGATGTTAGGAGTAGGTAAAATAGCCACTGTTATGGGCCGTTACTATGTAATGGATAGAGATAACCGTTGGGACCGGGTGGAAAAAGCATATAGAGCTATGGTATATGGTCAAGGTGAAACTGCAGAAAGTGCTGTTTTGGCAGTGCAAAATTCTTATGATAAGGAAAAATATGATGAATTCGTAGAACCTACTGTAGTATTAGAAGAGGGAAAACCTGTAGCTACAATTAAGGAAAATGACTCAATTATCTTCTATAACTTTAGACCTGACCGTGCTAGAGAAATCACCAGGGCATTTTGTGATGATGAATTTACAGGATTTGACCGTGGTAAAGAAAGAATGAAGCTGACCTATGTATGTTTCTCAGAGTATGATATTACAATACCCAATAAGCTGGTAGCTTTCCATAAGATATCCATAGAAAATACATTTGGCCAATTTCTTGCACAACATAAAATGACCCAGCTTAGACTGGCGGAAACCGAAAAATATGCCCATGTAACCTTCTTCTTTAATGCCGGAGTAGAAGTTCCTAACGAAGGAGAAGATAGGATACTGGTTAACTCCCCCAAGGTTGCAACCTATGATATGCAGCCTGAAATGAGTGTATATAAGGTAACTGAACATCTAGTAGAAGCAATCAAGTCAGGCAAATATGATGTAATTGTAGCCAACTTTGCAAATCCTGATATGGTAGGACATACGGGTATATTAGAAGCTGCTGTTAAGGCCATTGAAGCAGTGGATGAATGTGTCGGCAAGGTTGTAGACGCATTACTGTCAGTAGATGGTCAGATGTTTATATGTGCAGACCATGGTAATGCCGAACAACTTTTAGATTATAATACCAGTGAACCTTTTACTGCCCATACCACCAATCCGGTACCCTTTATAATGGTAAACTATGATACTGATTATACCTTGGCTGAAAATGGCTGTTTAGCTGATATTGTTCCGACCCTGATTGATATGATGGGTATGGAAAAGCCTAAAGAGATGACAGGCAAATCCTTATTGATTAAGAAATAA
- the recN gene encoding DNA repair protein RecN, protein MLISLHVKNFAIINEVEIYFKNHLNILTGETGAGKSIIIDSINCALGAKVSKDIIRKGADFALVELVFETKSPAVFEAMNSFDIPMEDNLVIISRKIMPNRSIYKLNGENVTRNIISSVAQLLIDIHGQHEHQSLLNKAKHLEIVDRFAKDELGSLKEELSICYKDYIRLKQEYDSAGIDEEQRLREVSFLEYEINEIKSAALTSGEDEELGALYKKYANAHTISEGLQTIYNLTGYNINEAGDNIGRAVRQMAKLVEYDEKLNGLLGQITDVEELLNDFNRDLSQYLSDMDNYEEELNEVTKRLDLINHLKQKYGADIEKIIKHCQECEEKLLKYKDYDIYMDKLKASLSEKEKELEDLSKRLSDIRKSKAKELTAKIKEALISLNFLDVKFDMTFERSSTYSADGYDDAEFIISTNPGEEMKSLSKVASGGELSRIMLGIKSVLAEKDEIESLIFDEIDTGISGRTAQKVSEQLSEIARHHQIICITHLAQIAAMADAHFIIEKETDGKTTQTHIRELNENQIIEELARILGGAVITDRVLENAKEMKELASSSKKYKM, encoded by the coding sequence TTGCTTATTAGCCTACATGTAAAGAATTTTGCAATTATTAATGAAGTAGAGATATATTTTAAGAATCATCTAAATATACTGACCGGAGAAACCGGGGCAGGCAAATCCATCATCATTGATTCAATAAATTGTGCTCTTGGAGCTAAAGTATCTAAGGATATTATACGGAAGGGAGCGGACTTTGCTCTGGTTGAGCTGGTCTTTGAAACAAAGTCTCCGGCAGTTTTTGAGGCTATGAATAGCTTTGATATACCTATGGAAGATAATTTAGTAATTATAAGCCGAAAAATCATGCCAAATCGCAGTATTTATAAATTAAACGGTGAAAATGTTACAAGAAATATTATATCTTCCGTTGCCCAACTACTTATAGATATTCATGGACAGCATGAACACCAATCACTGTTAAACAAAGCAAAACATCTTGAAATTGTAGATCGTTTTGCCAAAGATGAGCTTGGTTCCTTAAAGGAGGAACTAAGTATATGTTATAAAGATTACATAAGATTAAAGCAGGAATATGATAGTGCAGGAATAGATGAGGAGCAAAGACTTAGGGAAGTTTCTTTCCTTGAATATGAAATTAATGAAATAAAAAGCGCCGCCCTAACTTCCGGGGAGGATGAAGAACTTGGGGCCTTATATAAAAAGTATGCCAATGCCCATACTATCTCTGAAGGTTTACAGACAATTTATAACTTAACCGGTTATAATATAAATGAAGCGGGAGATAACATAGGTAGGGCCGTTCGTCAAATGGCAAAGCTGGTAGAATATGATGAAAAGCTAAATGGTTTACTTGGACAAATCACCGATGTAGAAGAGCTGCTTAATGATTTTAACAGGGATTTATCTCAGTACTTATCGGACATGGATAACTATGAAGAAGAATTAAATGAAGTAACAAAACGTTTGGATTTAATCAATCATTTAAAGCAGAAATACGGAGCAGATATTGAGAAGATAATAAAGCACTGCCAAGAATGTGAGGAAAAACTTTTAAAGTATAAAGATTACGATATATATATGGATAAACTGAAAGCTTCTTTAAGTGAGAAAGAAAAAGAGTTAGAAGATTTATCAAAAAGATTATCGGATATAAGAAAAAGCAAGGCTAAGGAGCTTACGGCTAAGATTAAAGAAGCTTTAATTTCTCTTAACTTTTTAGATGTTAAATTTGATATGACCTTTGAAAGAAGCAGTACATATTCCGCTGACGGCTATGACGATGCTGAGTTTATTATCTCCACTAATCCCGGTGAAGAAATGAAATCCTTATCTAAAGTGGCTTCAGGAGGAGAACTTTCAAGAATTATGTTAGGAATAAAATCCGTACTGGCAGAAAAGGATGAGATTGAAAGCTTAATTTTTGATGAGATTGATACAGGAATAAGCGGAAGAACGGCACAGAAGGTTTCCGAACAGTTATCAGAAATTGCAAGGCATCATCAAATTATATGTATAACCCATCTGGCACAGATTGCAGCCATGGCGGACGCACATTTTATTATTGAAAAAGAGACAGATGGCAAGACTACTCAAACTCATATTAGAGAGCTTAATGAAAATCAAATAATAGAAGAATTGGCAAGAATCTTAGGTGGTGCAGTTATTACTGACCGGGTTCTTGAAAATGCAAAAGAAATGAAGGAACTGGCCTCATCTTCTAAAAAATACAAAATGTAA
- a CDS encoding phosphoglycerate kinase yields MLNKKSVDDINVKGKRVLVRCDFNVPLQDGKITDENRLVAALPTLKKLINDGGKVILCSHLGKPKGTPKPELSLAPVAVRLSELLGQEVKFAKDDNVVGDNAKAAVAAMKDGDVVLLENTRYREEETKNIDTFSKELASLCDVFVNDAFGTAHRAHCSNVGVTKYVDTAVVGYLMQKEIEFLGNAVNNPKRPFVAILGGSKVSSKISVINNLLDKVDTLIIGGGMAYTFMKAQGEEVGNSLLEEDYLDYAKEMLEKAKEKGVKLLIPVDTVVAKEFSNDSEFKTVKRGGIEPGWQGLDIGEETRKLFADAIKDAKTVVWNGPMGVFEMPNFAKGTMAVAEALAEIDATTIIGGGDSAAAVNQLGYGDKMTHISTGGGASLEFLEGKELPGVAAANDK; encoded by the coding sequence ATGCTAAATAAAAAATCAGTTGATGATATCAATGTAAAAGGTAAACGAGTTTTAGTAAGATGTGATTTTAATGTTCCCCTACAGGATGGCAAGATTACAGACGAGAACCGTCTGGTAGCAGCCCTACCTACATTAAAAAAACTAATAAATGACGGAGGAAAGGTTATTCTTTGCTCCCATCTAGGTAAGCCAAAGGGCACACCTAAGCCAGAGTTATCCTTAGCTCCTGTTGCAGTTAGACTGTCAGAACTTTTAGGTCAGGAAGTAAAATTTGCAAAGGATGATAATGTAGTTGGTGACAATGCTAAGGCTGCAGTAGCAGCTATGAAGGACGGGGATGTTGTTCTTCTTGAAAACACCCGTTATAGAGAAGAAGAAACAAAGAATATTGATACCTTTAGTAAGGAATTAGCATCCCTTTGTGATGTATTTGTAAATGATGCCTTCGGTACAGCTCACAGAGCCCATTGCTCCAATGTGGGTGTTACAAAATATGTTGATACTGCAGTTGTAGGATACCTTATGCAGAAGGAAATTGAGTTCTTAGGAAATGCAGTTAATAACCCTAAGAGACCTTTTGTAGCAATACTTGGTGGTTCTAAGGTATCTAGTAAGATTTCTGTAATCAATAATCTTCTTGATAAGGTTGATACATTAATTATAGGCGGTGGTATGGCCTATACCTTCATGAAAGCTCAGGGAGAAGAAGTAGGTAACTCCCTATTGGAAGAAGATTATCTTGACTATGCTAAGGAAATGTTAGAAAAAGCAAAAGAAAAAGGAGTTAAATTATTAATTCCTGTAGACACAGTTGTAGCCAAGGAATTCTCCAATGACTCAGAATTTAAGACAGTTAAACGTGGAGGAATTGAGCCGGGCTGGCAAGGACTTGATATAGGTGAAGAGACCAGAAAGCTTTTTGCAGATGCAATTAAAGATGCTAAGACCGTAGTATGGAACGGACCTATGGGTGTATTTGAAATGCCTAACTTTGCAAAGGGTACCATGGCAGTAGCCGAGGCTTTGGCAGAAATAGATGCAACTACCATTATCGGTGGAGGAGATTCTGCAGCGGCTGTAAATCAGCTGGGCTATGGTGATAAAATGACCCATATATCTACCGGTGGCGGAGCTTCCTTAGAATTCTTAGAGGGTAAAGAGCTTCCGGGAGTTGCAGCAGCTAACGATAAATAG
- the spo0A gene encoding sporulation transcription factor Spo0A — MSKINVAIVDDNERMVNLLEDILKEDADIEVVGKSENGIDALDMIKEKKPDVVLLDLIMPKLDGLGVMEKVRRDSEFKKNPSFIIITAIGQEGVTESAFELGANYYIMKPFDSNVVLSRIKQIKRKSHTRLTDSHRVSAYENKSDYMERNLEADVTNIIHEIGVPAHIKGYQYLRDAIMMSVNDAEMLNSITKLLYPSIAKRHKTTPSRVERAIRHAIEVAWSRGKMDTIDELFGYTVSNGKGKPTNSEFVALIADKIRLEYKLRSNNI; from the coding sequence ATGAGCAAAATTAATGTAGCGATAGTTGACGACAACGAAAGGATGGTGAATCTACTAGAAGATATATTGAAGGAAGATGCAGATATTGAAGTAGTAGGTAAATCAGAAAATGGAATTGATGCCTTAGACATGATTAAGGAAAAAAAGCCGGATGTAGTTTTACTTGATTTGATTATGCCTAAATTGGACGGGCTGGGAGTTATGGAGAAGGTTAGAAGAGATTCTGAATTTAAAAAGAATCCATCATTTATAATAATTACAGCCATTGGACAAGAAGGAGTAACAGAAAGTGCATTTGAATTAGGGGCAAATTATTATATCATGAAGCCATTTGATAGTAACGTAGTATTGTCAAGAATTAAGCAGATTAAGAGAAAAAGCCATACTAGGCTTACAGATAGCCATAGAGTCAGTGCATATGAGAATAAGAGTGATTATATGGAGAGAAATTTGGAGGCGGATGTAACAAATATAATTCATGAAATCGGAGTTCCAGCACATATTAAAGGTTATCAGTACTTACGGGATGCGATTATGATGTCTGTTAATGATGCTGAAATGCTTAATTCAATTACAAAATTACTTTATCCGTCAATAGCTAAGCGGCATAAGACTACACCAAGTAGGGTTGAGAGGGCAATTCGTCATGCTATTGAAGTAGCATGGAGCAGAGGAAAGATGGATACTATAGACGAGTTATTTGGATATACAGTAAGTAACGGAAAAGGCAAGCCTACAAATTCAGAATTTGTAGCCTTGATTGCAGATAAAATAAGGCTCGAATATAAATTAAGGTCTAACAATATATAA
- the gap gene encoding type I glyceraldehyde-3-phosphate dehydrogenase: protein MAVKVAINGFGRIGRLAFRQMFGAEGYEIVAINDLTDAKMLAHLLKYDSAQGRYAKADTVVAKENSIVVDGTEIRIYSEADPSKLPWGELDVDVVLECTGFFASKAKSQAHIDAGAKKVVISAPAGNDLPTVVFGVNENILKASDTIISAASCTTNCLAPMADTLNKLAPIEKGYMMTIHAYTGDQMTLDGPHRKGDLRRARAAAVNIVPNSTGAAKAIGLVIPELAGKLDGAAQRVPVATGSLTILTAVCDKKVTEEEVNAAMKAAANASFGYTEDEIVSSDIIGSTYGSIFDATQTKIMDLGDNKSLVKVVAWYDNENSYTSNMVRTIKYFAELA, encoded by the coding sequence ATGGCAGTAAAAGTAGCAATTAATGGTTTTGGTCGTATCGGCCGTCTTGCTTTCAGACAGATGTTCGGAGCAGAAGGTTATGAAATTGTAGCAATCAATGATCTAACAGATGCTAAGATGTTAGCACACTTATTAAAATATGATTCCGCTCAGGGTAGATATGCAAAAGCTGATACTGTAGTAGCTAAAGAAAATTCTATCGTAGTTGATGGTACAGAAATCAGAATTTACAGCGAAGCAGATCCTTCCAAATTACCTTGGGGAGAATTAGATGTTGACGTTGTTCTTGAGTGCACAGGTTTCTTCGCATCCAAGGCAAAATCTCAGGCACATATTGATGCCGGCGCTAAGAAAGTAGTTATCTCCGCACCTGCAGGAAATGATCTTCCTACAGTAGTATTCGGTGTTAATGAGAATATCTTAAAGGCTTCTGATACAATTATTTCAGCTGCATCATGCACAACTAACTGTCTTGCTCCTATGGCAGATACTTTGAATAAGTTAGCTCCTATTGAAAAAGGTTACATGATGACAATTCATGCTTATACCGGTGACCAGATGACATTAGACGGTCCTCATAGAAAAGGTGACTTAAGAAGAGCTCGTGCAGCAGCAGTTAATATTGTTCCTAACTCTACCGGTGCAGCAAAGGCTATCGGACTTGTTATTCCTGAATTAGCAGGCAAGTTAGATGGTGCTGCTCAAAGAGTTCCTGTTGCTACAGGTTCATTAACAATTCTTACTGCTGTATGTGACAAAAAGGTTACAGAAGAAGAAGTTAACGCAGCTATGAAGGCAGCTGCTAATGCTTCCTTTGGATACACAGAGGATGAAATTGTTTCCTCAGATATTATCGGTAGCACTTATGGTTCAATCTTTGATGCTACTCAGACAAAGATTATGGATCTTGGTGACAACAAGTCCTTAGTTAAAGTTGTAGCTTGGTATGATAATGAGAATTCCTATACCAGCAACATGGTAAGAACAATCAAATATTTTGCTGAATTAGCATAA
- a CDS encoding Na/Pi cotransporter family protein, which translates to MSKLELLELIFVFAGGLGMFLYGMNMMGEGLQKSAGNKLKRLLGYLTNNRLMAVLLGVVVTSIIQSSSATTVMVVGFVNAGIMNLIQATGIIMGANVGTTVTSWLVSMSEWSALFKPDFFAPVLIAIGSFIILLSKDAKKRNIANIVIGLGLLFIGLKFMSDVIKPYAQAEDSIFRTAFIVLGKNPLLGLLTGAAVTAIIQSSSASVGILQTLAMAGVVNWQSAIFITLGQNIGTCITAILSSVGASKTAKRAAAIHLFFNSIGAIIFGVILFIVFRIQPDFAASNISSTQISMFHTVFNLTNTIILFPFANFLVKLSGIFIDDSKEVASTDVVQITLRHLDDRILETPSFAVQNAIKEVVHMGEITLNNAKVAVDALLNNDEEKAKKVFEVEKVIDSHQKVINDYLVKINNLSLTERQHKVINNLFHTVSNIERVGDHADNLAELAVEKVNNDLFLSEEAYDELKEICNIAIDSFECAIRARETESLDLVKKVKELEKIVDKLKDDLRQKHIDRLSHGICSSENGVVFIDALINLERISDHSLNIANYVKSEID; encoded by the coding sequence ATGAGTAAGTTAGAACTGTTAGAACTGATATTTGTTTTTGCCGGAGGTCTAGGAATGTTCCTTTACGGCATGAATATGATGGGAGAGGGATTACAAAAATCTGCAGGGAATAAGCTGAAGCGTCTACTGGGTTATCTGACTAATAACAGATTAATGGCAGTTTTACTGGGAGTAGTAGTGACTAGTATTATTCAAAGTTCATCAGCTACTACAGTTATGGTTGTGGGTTTTGTTAATGCAGGAATAATGAATTTAATACAAGCAACCGGAATTATCATGGGAGCAAATGTTGGAACTACAGTAACTTCTTGGCTTGTTTCCATGAGTGAATGGAGTGCTCTTTTTAAACCTGATTTTTTCGCACCAGTCCTAATTGCTATAGGTTCATTTATTATACTCTTAAGTAAAGATGCAAAAAAGAGAAATATTGCTAATATTGTTATTGGGTTAGGATTACTTTTTATCGGTCTAAAATTCATGTCAGATGTTATAAAACCATATGCTCAGGCAGAAGATTCCATTTTTAGAACAGCATTTATTGTGCTTGGCAAGAATCCATTACTAGGTTTGTTAACCGGCGCGGCAGTTACTGCTATAATTCAAAGTTCATCAGCTTCCGTAGGTATCTTACAGACCTTGGCTATGGCTGGAGTAGTTAATTGGCAATCTGCAATATTTATTACCCTAGGTCAGAATATTGGAACCTGTATTACGGCAATACTATCCAGTGTAGGTGCCAGTAAGACAGCCAAAAGGGCAGCTGCAATACATTTGTTCTTTAATTCTATAGGTGCAATTATATTTGGAGTTATTTTGTTTATTGTATTTAGGATACAGCCTGATTTTGCAGCCTCTAATATAAGCAGTACGCAGATATCAATGTTCCATACGGTATTTAACTTAACCAATACTATTATTTTATTCCCCTTTGCTAATTTTTTAGTTAAGCTTTCCGGAATATTTATTGATGATTCTAAAGAAGTAGCTAGTACAGATGTAGTACAAATAACACTTAGACACCTAGATGATCGTATTTTAGAAACACCTTCTTTTGCGGTACAAAATGCAATTAAAGAAGTGGTTCATATGGGAGAAATCACCCTTAATAATGCAAAGGTAGCAGTAGATGCCCTATTAAATAATGATGAGGAAAAAGCTAAAAAAGTATTTGAAGTTGAAAAGGTAATTGACTCCCATCAAAAAGTTATTAATGATTATTTGGTTAAGATAAATAATCTTTCCTTAACAGAAAGACAGCATAAAGTAATTAATAACCTTTTTCATACGGTTTCCAATATAGAAAGAGTCGGAGATCATGCGGACAACTTAGCTGAGCTTGCAGTTGAAAAGGTTAATAATGATCTTTTTCTTTCAGAGGAAGCTTATGATGAGTTAAAAGAAATATGTAATATTGCCATAGATTCTTTTGAGTGTGCCATAAGGGCTAGAGAAACTGAAAGCCTTGATTTAGTAAAGAAGGTTAAGGAATTAGAAAAAATAGTGGATAAGCTAAAGGATGATTTGAGACAGAAACATATAGACAGGCTTTCCCATGGTATATGCTCCTCTGAAAATGGTGTGGTATTCATCGATGCCTTAATTAACTTGGAGAGGATATCTGACCATTCCCTTAATATAGCTAACTATGTGAAAAGTGAAATTGACTAA